Part of the Rhizobium sp. WYJ-E13 genome is shown below.
GCCTTCATGCGTCATCACATCAAGCATTTCATTCATCGCCACGAACCGAAGGGCGCATTCCATGCGCACCTCAAGTCTGGAATTGGCGCCGTTATAGGCATGGTTTCAGTCGGTACACTTGCCATCACGACGGGCATTCCGCTGCTGATCGCGCCCTTCGGCGCGACGGCGGTGCTGATCTTCGGACAACCGAAGAGCCCCCTTGCCCAACCGGCCAATGTCATCGGCGGCTATGTCCTTGCTGCCGCAGTCGGTGCCGCAGCCGCTTTCTTCTTTCCGGGTCTATGGTGGGTCGCGGCAATCGCCGCCGGCATCGCGATCGCCGCCATGCTGGCGCTGAGGGTCACGCATCCGCCGGCAGGTGCCGTGCCGCTTGTTGCTCTCGGCTCGCATCTCGGCGGCTTGACGCTGTTTGCGGTCGTGCTGCTGGGTGGCGTTCTGCTGGTTGCGATCGCCGTCGTGCACCATCTCATCCCACCGCGGCATCAATATCCGTTGCGGGCGCCGTCGCCGTAAGGCTCAGCCTATCCTTTTGAGGCGGCAGAAAAAGAAGCCGTCGGTATCCGTCGAGGCCGGCGTCAGCGTGATCGTCTTGCCGTCGGAAGAGCGCGGGCGTGTGCTCTCCTTGCCGAATAGGCTATCCCAGGCAGGCAGAGCACCGACGATTTCGAAGTCGCCGTGGTCGGCGGCAAAGCGCCGCACCTGCTCTTCGTTCTCCTGCGGCAGCACCGAGCAGGTAACGTAGATGAGTTCGCCGCCGGGGCGCACGAAGCCGCTTGCTTGTTTCAGCGCGTCCTGCTGCTGGGCCGTGCGTTCGTCGAGGTTCTTGGCGGTCAGCCGCCATTTCGTATCCGGCCGACGGCGCCACGTGCCCGTGCCGGTGCAGGGCGCATCGACCAGCACCTTGTCGCAGCGGTCGCGCAGGCCGGACAGGCCTCTGATATCGTCATGGACCTGAACGTTGCGTGTGCCGGCGCGCTTCAGCCGCTCGATGATCGGCGCAAGCCGCTTGCGGTCGGCATCATAGGCATGGACCTGGCCCTTGTTGTGCATGGCGGCCGCCATGGCGAGCGTCTTGCCGCCGCCGCCGGCGCAGTAATCCAGCACCTGATCGCCATCCCTAGGCAACACGAGATCGGCAACGATCTGCGATCCCTCGTCCTGAACCTCGAACCAACCTTTCTGGAACGAAAGTTCGGCCGTCACGTTGGGCAAGCGTGAGGCACCCTCGCCGGCGGGAATCCGGATGCCGTAGCGTGCGATCTTCGCTTCATTGGCGCCGGCGCGTTCCAGCGCCTTGGCAGCCTTTTCGCGGGTGGCTTTCAGGATATTGGCGCGCAGATCAAGCGTCGGGCGTCCGGCGAGCGCCTGCGCCTCGGAGAGCCATTCGCCGCCGAAGGCCTGTTCGAAGGAGGATTGCACCCATTCTGGAATATCGCCCTGCACATGCGGGGCTGCGTCGGAAAGAGAGCGGCTCGTAAAGGCCGCGAGTGAGTCGGCCGAAAGCGGCGCCGGCGCGAACTTGTCGTCGACAAGTTCCGCGGCCAGCTTTTCTGGCGTGAAACCCCATTGGCGGAACATGACGGCATGGGCAATGGCAACGGCGCTGTCGTCGTCCATCAGATAGGCATGGGAGAGCCGCATGCGCAGCGCGTCATAGACGATGTTGCCGATCGCCGCCCGGTCGCCGGAGCCGGCGAAACGGTGGGCGAGGCCCCAGTCCTTCAACGCATCGGCGACAGGCCTTTTACGGGCATCGATATCAGCCAGAACCGAAATCGCCCCTTCGAGGCGGCCGCCCAAACGCATTCAAACTTCTCCTGTTGCCTTGGCTGGTGAACGATCCGCGCAAAATGAGCACTAGGAAACCTGCCAGGGAAACCTAAGTGACTGGGTGGATTGTTCACAAGTCTCAACCGCGTGGTTACCCGCGATTGACGGCAAGAGCAAGCGCCGCATCCGGCGCAGGGATTGTGCGGAGGACTTGGGCCTCAGCTGATGACTTCGTAGCAGACCTTCGCAGTGCCCGAGGAGACCATGCCGATATTCTGTGCAGCAGCGCGCGACAGATCGAGCACGCGACCACGGATAAACGGACCACGATCATTGATGCGAACGACGACGCTGCGGCCGTTGTTGCGGTTGGTGACCTTCACCTTGGTGCCGAACGCCAGAGAGCGATGTGCGGCAGTATAGATGGCCGGGTTCATGCGTTCCCCGGAAGCAGTTTTGGAGCGAAGTGCGTACCACGAAGCACCGCCACATCCGTTGGCAGCAAACCCTTCCGCTGGAAGGACGAAAGAACAGGCTGCAATGGCTGCGGTGGTGATTAGAGAACGGCAGATTTTCTTCAAAACGGATTGTCCCTCAACTATTGAACTTGCGCCTTCGCAGGCGGTGGGGCTTCAATCCGGGGAAAAGTGGCGAAAAAGTGCCAATGACGATCACGGAACATTACGGTCTGTAATATTTGTGATTTTGATAACATTGCGGTAGCAGGACACCGCTTTGTCAAGTTG
Proteins encoded:
- a CDS encoding septal ring lytic transglycosylase RlpA family protein, giving the protein MKKICRSLITTAAIAACSFVLPAEGFAANGCGGASWYALRSKTASGERMNPAIYTAAHRSLAFGTKVKVTNRNNGRSVVVRINDRGPFIRGRVLDLSRAAAQNIGMVSSGTAKVCYEVIS
- a CDS encoding RsmB/NOP family class I SAM-dependent RNA methyltransferase yields the protein MRLGGRLEGAISVLADIDARKRPVADALKDWGLAHRFAGSGDRAAIGNIVYDALRMRLSHAYLMDDDSAVAIAHAVMFRQWGFTPEKLAAELVDDKFAPAPLSADSLAAFTSRSLSDAAPHVQGDIPEWVQSSFEQAFGGEWLSEAQALAGRPTLDLRANILKATREKAAKALERAGANEAKIARYGIRIPAGEGASRLPNVTAELSFQKGWFEVQDEGSQIVADLVLPRDGDQVLDYCAGGGGKTLAMAAAMHNKGQVHAYDADRKRLAPIIERLKRAGTRNVQVHDDIRGLSGLRDRCDKVLVDAPCTGTGTWRRRPDTKWRLTAKNLDERTAQQQDALKQASGFVRPGGELIYVTCSVLPQENEEQVRRFAADHGDFEIVGALPAWDSLFGKESTRPRSSDGKTITLTPASTDTDGFFFCRLKRIG
- a CDS encoding HPP family protein, with product MRHHIKHFIHRHEPKGAFHAHLKSGIGAVIGMVSVGTLAITTGIPLLIAPFGATAVLIFGQPKSPLAQPANVIGGYVLAAAVGAAAAFFFPGLWWVAAIAAGIAIAAMLALRVTHPPAGAVPLVALGSHLGGLTLFAVVLLGGVLLVAIAVVHHLIPPRHQYPLRAPSP